The genomic segment CCTGACGTACGACGAAGCTTCATCCAGAAACGACGCCACGGAACCGCTTGCCAGTCGGATGCCGCCGTTCGCCGTTACCAGTAGCGTGCCGCTGCCAGGATACGTGTTGAACTGGACTAACGCCTCCGTCAGCTTCTGCTGGTCCAGCTCGATCTCGACGACGAACAGCGGTTGTCCGTTCTGACTGCCGCTCGGCTTGGCCGCGCTAAGATAAAGCCCGTTTTTCCACTCGTTGATCCGGGTATTCCGGCTGCCGTATACGGCGAGAACGGCGTCGTACAGCGTCTTGTCCAACGGGCTAACGCCATCCACGGAAGAGACGATCCGTCCGATCGGTTGGATATAGACGCTGACCTCTTTGATATACTTGCTGCTGTTTTGGATCAAGTACAGCCGATTGCGCAGCGAATTGATCTTGTCTGTCTTCTCGATGACGCCCATCCGGTTCCACAGCAGCGTCAGCTTATTCAAGTCCTCGTCCTCCAGCAGGCCGAACTGCAGCAGCTTGATCCGCTCGATCTCGTTCTCCAGATCCGTCAGATAGAAGGCGGTCTGTGAAGCCGCCGTCTTGGAAATATCCTCTCTTGCGGTGTGAATCGACCACTGGTACAAATAAACGCCAAGAATGAGCAAGGGCGTCAATATAAGCAGAAACGTAAAGATCAAGCGAAGAAACAGGGTGTTGCGAATCGAGAACATCGGCGTTTTGAACATGGCGGCTTTCAACCCCTACTCTGTCTGATCGATTCGAGCTTTTCCCTTTACGCTTGCGTAATAGTCGTTGACTTCCCTCGTAATCTGCTCGCCGCCAAGCTTGTTCCAATCCTGGACGAATTTGTCGAACTCCCCGATCGGCGCGCCGAGGATAATCCGGACGAACACCTCGTTTTGCATTTTATCCAGCGTCGTCTGGCGTTCCACCATCGTGGCGGTCGGCGCGCCTTCGAATTTATCGAATAAAAATTGCTCGTTTTTGTCGTATTGATCGACGACGCTCTCCGCGCCTTCGGGGCCGTAGATGCGTTCCCATCCCCATAGCGCGAAGCCTTCCTTGGAGCCGCTCGCGTAAGCGTCCAGCTTCTGCTGAACGGCCTTCGCTTCGCCCGTCAGCTTCGGCTTGTCCCCGGTGCGCCGCACTTCGTCCAGCGTTCGGAACAGCTCCAGGTTTTTTTTCGTCGGCGCCGGCTGAACCAAGGAAAGCTGCCATACGCTCTCCGCATCCGGCGGCGCATAATAATAAGCGTTTTCCTGTGTCTTGCCCCAGTTTTTCTCGACATGCATATTGAATAACTTAATGACCGCCTCGGGATGCGCGGCGCCCTTGCGGACCGCGAAAAACTTCGTCGTGCTGAATTTGAGCGGCACCTTCGCCGGACCGCCCGATTCGGACACGATCGGGAAAGCGCGCCACTGCGCATTCGGATCTGCATTTTTATTCAATTGAAGCGGCCAGATGGAATTCCATTGCTGTCCGTAAGCCATCCCGATTTTTCCGCTCGCGATAGCCTCAGACACCTTGGTGCCTTCCTTGACGCCGAACTCTTCGTCCAGCTCGCCGCCTCGGTACATGCCCTGCAGGGCGAGAAGCGCCCGCTTCATTTCCGGTTGAACGCTGCCGTAGACCAGCTTGCCGGCCGCGCCCTCCATCCATATGTTCGGAAAAGCGCCGTAGCCGGCCGCAAAGCCCTCCAGCCCCATCGACCCGCCCCACAGATCCTTCGTGACGGCGAGACCGTAAGTGTCTTTTTGGCCGTCTCCGTCCGGATCGCGCGCTGCGAACGCTTTCGAAATGGCCAGGATGTCGTTCATCGTTTTTGGAGGCTGCAGGCCCAGCCGG from the Cohnella hashimotonis genome contains:
- a CDS encoding extracellular solute-binding protein, with amino-acid sequence MNKSKARSMSALGSAMMLLAALAACDSGSEGIGGGNAGASSAATRSSGGTGTEATSGPLGSYDPPIEITTVRNLSDIVENNVLGVLKDENFEDNRWSRLYADRLGIKIKYNWVVKGNDTSDPYLQKMNVMLASGDLPDIIPVNATQLKQLADTDEIEDMTDLYERYASPELKNILSEEGAGPFDAATFGGRLMAIPQTGSSIEQAQFVWIRTDWLDRLGLQPPKTMNDILAISKAFAARDPDGDGQKDTYGLAVTKDLWGGSMGLEGFAAGYGAFPNIWMEGAAGKLVYGSVQPEMKRALLALQGMYRGGELDEEFGVKEGTKVSEAIASGKIGMAYGQQWNSIWPLQLNKNADPNAQWRAFPIVSESGGPAKVPLKFSTTKFFAVRKGAAHPEAVIKLFNMHVEKNWGKTQENAYYYAPPDAESVWQLSLVQPAPTKKNLELFRTLDEVRRTGDKPKLTGEAKAVQQKLDAYASGSKEGFALWGWERIYGPEGAESVVDQYDKNEQFLFDKFEGAPTATMVERQTTLDKMQNEVFVRIILGAPIGEFDKFVQDWNKLGGEQITREVNDYYASVKGKARIDQTE